The nucleotide sequence ATCAGGGACGAACAGAACACTCCCTCCTGTGTCGACGTGTTGGAGCAGCTCCTGTGCATCGCCGACTACACAACCACGGCTCGTCACGGCACTCAATCGGCAGTTTGGGAACCACACGAGTGGGCCAGGCAGATGGCACCCCATCACGCACACGCCCTCAACGTGCGGGGAAGGCTGATCCGCACGCTGAAGGGACAAGTGACCTGGTGTGAATCAGGAGGAGCGCTGTTGGTCGATGGCCTGCTCGTACAGCCGTCTGTCCGCCACGGGCTACTGGCAGACTCCCACGGGCCGAACGGTTTTCACGGGGCGGTGATCAACCTGTCAGGTCCATCCGCGCCGGCGTTGTCCGTGGACCGCAAGCACATCCAGGACGATGTCTCCCCCAAGGTCGAGCTCCTCGTAGCCTCGGCTGCCAGAGAACTCGTATCGACCAGGCGTGATTTCGTGACAGATGCTTGGCTGGACTCCTTGAATGGACACAGTCCCAGGCTCGCTGCCATCGTCAAGCAAGCTGCATCCGAGGCGTGACCGGGGTCTGAGCAGCCTTTGGTGAAGGCGCAGAGCCGGGTCACTGCCTGACTAGGTTCTGTCTCTTCGGTCAGCGTCTGAGACCAGATGAGGATGCCCGCGAGGCAGAGTGCGGCCTGGTATGCGATCGCCGCGCGGATGACCGGCACCGCAGGTGGCCGCGGATGGCACGTGAGGAGTGCGCGCGGTCGGCCGCCTTCTGGGCTCGTCTGCGTCGACACCTTCGGCTTGCTGTACGCGGGCAGCAAGGGAGCCGGCGGTTTTGGCTCGCTTGCTGCTTCGCGCTTGTTGTCCGCGGACAACAAGCGCGGCCTGATAGCAGCGCTCTGAAGGTCCGTAGACGATGAAATGGCTGGTTGCCTTGCGACGTTCGCAAGGCAACCAGCCACCTCAATTTGCGGTCCGCGACTAGATCTCAGGTCGGCTGCTCAGCCAGTTCGCGCACCAACGCGGCGAATGCGTCGGGCTGCTGGTCCCGTAGCGCGTTCAGCATCATGCGAGTGCACTTGGCGAACGCGGGCGGCTCCATCTTCACCTTGAGAAGCATGGCGATGTGGCCGGGGTCGTCGTAGGGCAGCGGTCGGCTCTGCGCGCTTGCTTGTGAGGAGGAGGCGTCAGTACGGGACTCGTCGGCGTCGGAAACCACCATTGACTGCGTGCGCTGGCCGGTGTCGCCACCTGGAGCAGTCACAAGGGTGCTGCTCTTTCCGGGCTTGCTGTCCGCGGACAACAAGCCCTGGTGTCCCTCTCCAGGCGCACTGGCCGCTTCAGCCGGAGCCATTGCCGCCGCACTCTCTTCCGGGCTCGCCTGTGACGGCACCTTCGGCTTGTTGTCCGCGGACAACAAACCTTCGCGAGCTGCTGCCACAGCCTCCTTCTCCAGGGCCTTGACCTGAGCTGCGGCGTCCTTCGTCTCCTGGAGGTACTGCAACAGGTCAGCGGCATCGAGCCTGGGGTTGTCCTTCAAATGGCGAGCGGCAGCCCGGCCATCACGTTCCGACACCGTGCCGGCGCTGAGCATCGCCTGAATCTCAACCGGCAACGTGAGCAGGACCAGCTGGTTGGTCACCCACGACCGGTCCCTACCCAGCTGTTCAGCCGCGCGGGAGCGAGCACCCCGCCCGGCCCCCTCCGCGCAGACACTCACCAACTGCTCCACGCCGCGGGCCCGCTCGATGACGTCGAAGTCTTCGCGGCTGAGGTTCTCCTCGAGCAGATGCTTTATGAACTGCTCGCGCGAAGAAGCCAGGTCATTCCGGATCACGAAGTCGAGGGCGTCGAGCCCGACGTGCACAGCACTACGGAAGCGGCGCTCACCGTTGACCAGGACGTGCAGGGCCGAGCCGATGCGCTGCTCGTGATCGGGCCACAGCGCCAGGTACGCGTCGCGGGTGACCGCGACGCAGGCAGCAAGCTGGGCCTGGCGCAGCTCCTCTCCGAAACGCGTCATTTCGTCGTCGGTACCAAAGTTGCGCCGCGGGTTCAGCGGCGTGGACGACACCTGGTCAAGGCGCAGGCGGACGAGTTCGTACGAGGGGATCTCTCCCTCGGTGATGGCCTTGGCTCTCCCCCGGGCGCTGCGTTCTCGACGTGCCTGGCCGAACGACGATCCGGTTCCGAGCTTGTCTGCGATGCTGCTCACGCGCTGATCCTCCTAGCCACCGTGCGCATGACCTCCGCCTGCTCGCCGTACGGGGCGTGTACGAGTAGCGGCTGCTTCACCCGGACGGCTTCCCTCTGGTCCTTCAGCTCTGGAACGACGGCGACGACGGGGGGATCGCCGATCTTGCGCCACTCTTCGAGTGAGGAGGTGGCCACGTATCCCTTGCGAGCGTCGTACAGGTTCACCACGAAGCCGAGCATGGAGATGTCGACCTCCAGGTCGCCTGTGAGGTCCTGGATCTGGTCGTCGAGCATGTCGAAGGCATCTGCGGAGGAGTCTTCGGCCTGGACCACGACCACGATGCCCGAGGTCTTGTCCTCTTCGCCTTCACGGGTGCGGCAGTAGTACAGCGCGGTGTCCATCGAGTAGCCCAGGCTCGGGGGACAGTCGACGACGATGAAGTCGAATTGCTTCTCCAACTGCTCGAGAGCCTTCTCGAGCGCGGTCTCCTTGACCCGGACGAAGCGGCTGGTCGCCAGCTTGGCGTCGAGTAGAAAGGCGTCCTTGCAGGACGGCAGCAGCCAGAGATGGTCTTCGAAGTCGCCACCCCTTATCGGGACGAGCAGATCGCGCAGTTCCCCCTTGGCCTCACCGAGCATGTGCTTGGCCAAGCTCGGGCTGTCGATGTCCAGCATCTTGTGTCCGAGCTGCACGGTCAGGTGACCCTGCGGGTCGAAGTCGATGAGCAGAGTGCGATGTCCGGACTCGGCCAGGGCCTGAGCGGTGCCGGCAGCAACCGACGTCTTGCCCACGCCGCCCTTCTGGTTGCCGAAGATGACCCGGCGAGCCCCCGTCACCCGAGCCGGCTTCGGCCTGGGGGAGGGATTGCTGTCCAGCCACAGGCGGATCGCCTGGGCTACACCCTGGTTGTAGGAGATGCCTCGCTTCTTGCTGACTTCCTTGAGACGGCCGTAGAGCCCGGCCGGGAGATAGGTCGAGAAGGAAGAACCACCGCTGGTGTCAACTTCCGGGCGTGGCCTCGCCTTTCGCCAAGCTTCCACCCCCTCCGTGACGGCGTCCTGGATGTCTCTGTCCAGCTCCGCTGCCCGAACCTTTAGCTCCTTGCGCAGGTCGGCAGGCAGCTTCGCTACTACCTTTTCCCGATCAGTCGGGTCGTATGGCGCGGTCATGGCGCTACCTTACTCGCCTCGCCGTGCTCGGAAACAGCGCAAGGCACGTGTTCCCCAGTCATGTTGTCCGCGGACAACAAGCGGATGTCCGTGAAGCGGACTTGGTGCACGCTCGGCACGCACTGCAACCACGCGGCCTGCACCGGGCCCCGGCGGTCCCCTTGAGGGGGAACCCGGGCTCACGTCGTCCCCGCCGCTGTGGTGCACCAGGTACACCACATACGGGTGCCAGGCCGGTGGCGGCCCGCGCGAGCTCAGCGGAGGGCGATCGGGACGATGATCGCGGCCATGGCGGCCACGGCGGCGATACCGATGCCCATCGGCCCGCGTGCACTCGGATGCCGGTACGCCAGATACGCGACTGCGGCGGGGACGACGACGAAGGCCAGGCCGACGAGAACGGTAACGAGCAAGGCAAGCGTGGACATAGTGGGTTCTCCCGTGGATCAGGGCATGCGCGTCTCGCATGCGGGTGCAACGTTGAGGTGCTTCACCCCTTGCGTCGCGAGGCGAGGGGCGGACAGCGCGGGGAGTATGCGGGGGTGGCGAGTAAGCCGCGCAAGTCTGTGCACCCCTATGAATGGCGAGGGACGTCGCCACTCGTCACGACGAGCCCTGAGCTGCACGTGCTATGGGAATGAGCAACGAGGCCCGGGCGCCTCGGCTCATGGTGGGCTAGCCGCGCAACCCGCAAGCAGATAACGAGGTTCACAGGCAAGGGCCTACACAACTCGACTCCCGCGAGGCGGGCGTGAGCTTGCGTCAAGTCGCCGGAGAGCGAGGGCAGCGCTGCGCGGCACGGCGGCGCTGTTCGCCGACAAGCCGGTGGACCTTACGGCGGACCCTCTCGCCGAACGCCTCCGGCTCGGCGACGCCGACCGAGGCCGCAGCCTCGGCCCAGCTGGTGCCCAAGCCCTCGGCATACGCGAAGACGACCTGCCGCTCGGCCTGATCCAAGCCGCGCAGCACGCGGTTGAGGCGCTCGTCCTCGAACACCCCGCCCGCGGTGTGCGCCAGGTAGTCGACTTCCACGGAGACCAGCTCGTACAACGACAGACCACCGAGGTCCGCATCCAGAGACAGCACCCGGCCGTGCCGGGTGCGCCTCCGCCACACCGGCATCAGCTGCCGGTGCACGGCGCGCGCCTCCGCCTTGAGCGCACCGAGTGCAGTGTCGGGGAGGCGCCCGGTGCGCAGCAGTGGCTCGCACCAGTCACCCAGTAAGGCCGTCGACAAAGCTTCCCGCCAACGCTCATTGCGTGGCAGCACCAGCACCTCGGCGGCGAAGCGGTCCATGAGCTTGCGGGTCTCAACGCGGGGCGGGGGAAAGAGATAGATTTTCTGGGGCAAGCCGCTCTCCCGGCCGCGGAGGCGCAGCGCCTGCACCAGGCTTGGTACGCCTTGCCATGTGTCCGATGCCGACGGTCCCCAGTAGTAATCCTTACGACGGAGGCGCCGGGCCTCGTCCATACGCAGGCCGTCCGCAGTGGCTGTGACAAAGAGGATCCGGCCGTCGGTGGTCGCCTGCAGGGGGGCCCGCACAGCGGATCCGGTATCTGGTACTGGGCGACGGAGGATGGCGATTGGCACGGCGCGTTGCTCCTTACGTAAGCAGGGTGTTCACCTCTCGGTCCCGAGCAGCCCTGCGTCCGGCAAAGAATCTTGGTCAGGCGCAAGTGATGTGAGTCACACATGCGCGGCGTCCTGGTCAAGCGGTCCGGAGGTGGCTGGCCTGGATGACGGGCCGGACAGGGGCAGGGCCAGCGCGTCGGCGACGTTGGCGGCCAGGTGCACCCCCCCCGCGAGGTGGGCGGCGGAGTCCTCCGGGCCCAACACTGCCTTGTCAGCTGCGCCGTGGGCCCAGATACCGAGGTGGGGGCCCATGCACAGTCTCCTGCTTCACCGCTCAGAAGATGTGCGGCTGCTGAGTGCCGCATCGTGCCGCGAGACGGCGGCGCTGCTCGGCAGCGAGGCGCTGCACCTTGCGGCGCACCCGCTAGCCGTACGCCGCCGGGTCGGTGGCGCCGGCATGCGCGGCGGCTTCCGCCCAGGTGGTCCCCTCTCTCCGCATACGCGAAGACGGCTTGGCGCTCGGTCGCGTCCAGGCCGCGCAGGACACGGTTGAGCCGCTCGTCCTCGAACCACGCCCGTCCTGTGCGCGAGCAGGTCTACCTCGGCGGCGACTAGCTCGTAGAGCGATAGCCCACCGAGGCCAGCGTCCAGGGAGAGCACCCGCCCGTGCCGGGTCCGGGCCGCTATACCGGC is from Streptomyces collinus Tu 365 and encodes:
- a CDS encoding ParB/RepB/Spo0J family partition protein, with translation MSSIADKLGTGSSFGQARRERSARGRAKAITEGEIPSYELVRLRLDQVSSTPLNPRRNFGTDDEMTRFGEELRQAQLAACVAVTRDAYLALWPDHEQRIGSALHVLVNGERRFRSAVHVGLDALDFVIRNDLASSREQFIKHLLEENLSREDFDVIERARGVEQLVSVCAEGAGRGARSRAAEQLGRDRSWVTNQLVLLTLPVEIQAMLSAGTVSERDGRAAARHLKDNPRLDAADLLQYLQETKDAAAQVKALEKEAVAAAREGLLSADNKPKVPSQASPEESAAAMAPAEAASAPGEGHQGLLSADSKPGKSSTLVTAPGGDTGQRTQSMVVSDADESRTDASSSQASAQSRPLPYDDPGHIAMLLKVKMEPPAFAKCTRMMLNALRDQQPDAFAALVRELAEQPT
- a CDS encoding ParA family protein — protein: MTAPYDPTDREKVVAKLPADLRKELKVRAAELDRDIQDAVTEGVEAWRKARPRPEVDTSGGSSFSTYLPAGLYGRLKEVSKKRGISYNQGVAQAIRLWLDSNPSPRPKPARVTGARRVIFGNQKGGVGKTSVAAGTAQALAESGHRTLLIDFDPQGHLTVQLGHKMLDIDSPSLAKHMLGEAKGELRDLLVPIRGGDFEDHLWLLPSCKDAFLLDAKLATSRFVRVKETALEKALEQLEKQFDFIVVDCPPSLGYSMDTALYYCRTREGEEDKTSGIVVVVQAEDSSADAFDMLDDQIQDLTGDLEVDISMLGFVVNLYDARKGYVATSSLEEWRKIGDPPVVAVVPELKDQREAVRVKQPLLVHAPYGEQAEVMRTVARRISA